A window from Bosea sp. ANAM02 encodes these proteins:
- a CDS encoding OmpW family outer membrane protein: MRLPLVAVAALAGLTGTFGAQAADLLRGPITTPAPIYQEPAFKRFFLHAGPAGLFYSEGAKMQAGGFPIAGADVRIPNAYTFAIEAGYHFTPNFAIGLAAGYPPLNKVEARGSLTGLGTLGKVDGGPMALTAQYHFTGLGRFQPYIGAGPALMIIFKDHDHAVTSLKTDHALGFTGQVGFNYMLDDNWGFFVDVKKVYLRAKTQGYMGPVPIKATVTLDPMVVHTGVTYRF, from the coding sequence ATGCGCCTCCCTCTCGTTGCCGTGGCCGCGCTCGCTGGCCTCACAGGCACCTTTGGTGCGCAGGCTGCCGACCTGCTGCGAGGCCCGATCACCACGCCAGCTCCGATCTACCAGGAGCCGGCGTTCAAGCGCTTCTTCCTGCACGCCGGCCCGGCCGGACTGTTCTATTCGGAAGGCGCCAAGATGCAGGCCGGCGGCTTCCCGATCGCGGGGGCCGATGTCCGCATCCCCAACGCCTATACCTTCGCGATCGAGGCGGGCTATCATTTCACCCCCAACTTCGCGATCGGCCTCGCAGCCGGCTACCCGCCCCTGAACAAGGTCGAGGCGCGCGGCTCGCTCACCGGCCTGGGCACGCTCGGCAAGGTCGATGGCGGCCCGATGGCCTTGACCGCCCAATATCATTTCACGGGGTTGGGACGCTTCCAGCCCTATATCGGTGCCGGCCCCGCCCTCATGATCATCTTCAAGGACCATGACCACGCGGTGACCAGCCTCAAGACCGACCACGCCCTCGGCTTTACCGGCCAGGTCGGCTTCAACTACATGCTGGACGACAACTGGGGCTTCTTCGTCGACGTGAAGAAGGTCTATCTGCGCGCAAAGACGCAGGGTTACATGGGTCCGGTCCCGATCAAGGCGACCGTTACGCTCGATCCCATGGTCGTGCACACCGGCGTGACCTACAGATTCTGA
- a CDS encoding response regulator, whose protein sequence is MPKILLVEDNEMNRDMLSRRLQRQGYTVLCAPDGPSGVAMAGTEAPDLILMDVALGDMDGWEATQQIKASPATARIPVIALTAHALASDQARSAAVGCADFDTKPVDLPRLVGKIRNCLGRA, encoded by the coding sequence ATGCCTAAGATCCTGCTCGTCGAAGACAACGAGATGAACCGGGACATGTTGAGCCGGCGCCTGCAAAGGCAGGGCTATACCGTGCTCTGCGCGCCCGATGGCCCAAGCGGCGTCGCCATGGCGGGGACCGAGGCGCCCGACCTGATCCTCATGGACGTCGCGCTCGGCGACATGGACGGCTGGGAGGCGACGCAGCAGATCAAGGCCTCGCCCGCCACGGCGCGGATTCCGGTGATCGCCCTGACGGCGCATGCACTGGCCAGCGACCAGGCTCGCAGCGCTGCGGTCGGCTGCGCGGATTTCGACACCAAGCCGGTGGATCTGCCGCGCCTGGTCGGCAAGATCCGGAACTGCCTGGGTCGGGCCTGA
- a CDS encoding HAMP domain-containing sensor histidine kinase, with protein sequence MAQGEKRLGTMVSDLVDWFIPAAIAQDRQKLKQVRMFLISHIFGPFIGNTVPLALYVFDRDPGYPVLVLALSISAFWIFPFVLRAWGHYNALALASIQNLNFCILWSCYFYGGVTSPTLPWVLTIPLLALFYIGEEPRLRTIALGMFAANFAAFGAVWFLGGGMPSRLDVAAREGLGLVSTIAASLYVAMMALFYARLLASQTELETAMQGHLQTATELREAIEATERAGAARTEFLAKMSHELRTPLNAVIGYSEILLEDVREEGDEEAVEDLSRIQSSGHLLLKLVNEILDLAKIEAGKMELHLEAIDPADLVEAVAADFRLRAQDNGTEIIVDSALAPVQFIADRAKLRQILAELVVNAIKFTRNGRIDLVVATSARGDLTVAVEDTGGGIDSELLPVLFEQFTDAGDANGSKYGGARLGLALCRKIARLSGGDIAVENRPGSGCTFTLTLPNAPPAAAHLLASAALRADIAPGGNASPSSTSRSTIAHA encoded by the coding sequence ATGGCACAGGGCGAAAAACGCCTCGGGACGATGGTGAGCGATCTCGTCGACTGGTTCATCCCGGCCGCGATCGCGCAGGACCGCCAGAAGCTCAAGCAAGTGCGGATGTTCCTGATCAGCCACATCTTCGGGCCCTTCATCGGCAATACCGTTCCGCTGGCGCTTTATGTCTTCGATCGGGACCCGGGATATCCCGTGCTGGTCCTGGCGCTGTCGATCTCGGCCTTCTGGATATTCCCCTTCGTGCTGCGGGCGTGGGGGCATTACAACGCGTTGGCGCTGGCCTCCATCCAGAACCTGAACTTCTGCATCCTCTGGAGCTGCTATTTCTATGGCGGTGTCACCTCGCCGACATTGCCCTGGGTCCTAACGATCCCGCTCCTCGCGCTGTTCTATATCGGCGAGGAGCCGAGGCTGCGCACGATCGCGCTCGGCATGTTCGCCGCCAATTTTGCCGCCTTCGGGGCGGTCTGGTTCCTCGGCGGCGGCATGCCGAGCCGGCTGGATGTCGCGGCCCGCGAGGGGCTCGGCCTGGTCTCGACCATCGCCGCCTCGCTCTATGTCGCGATGATGGCGCTGTTCTATGCCCGTCTCCTCGCCTCGCAGACGGAGCTGGAGACCGCGATGCAGGGTCATCTCCAGACCGCGACCGAATTGCGCGAGGCGATCGAGGCGACGGAGCGCGCCGGCGCCGCCCGGACCGAGTTCCTGGCCAAGATGAGCCATGAACTGCGCACCCCGCTCAACGCCGTGATCGGCTACAGCGAGATCCTGCTCGAAGATGTCCGGGAGGAAGGCGACGAGGAGGCCGTCGAGGACCTGAGTCGCATCCAGAGTTCCGGCCATCTCCTCCTCAAGCTGGTCAACGAGATCCTCGATCTCGCCAAGATCGAGGCCGGCAAGATGGAACTCCATCTCGAAGCGATCGATCCGGCCGATCTGGTCGAGGCCGTCGCGGCCGATTTCCGGCTGCGGGCGCAGGACAACGGCACCGAGATCATCGTCGATTCCGCACTGGCACCCGTGCAATTCATCGCCGACCGCGCCAAGCTCCGGCAGATCCTGGCCGAACTCGTGGTGAATGCCATCAAGTTCACGCGCAACGGCCGGATCGACCTCGTTGTCGCCACCTCCGCACGAGGGGACCTCACGGTGGCGGTCGAGGATACCGGCGGAGGCATCGATTCTGAGCTGCTGCCGGTGCTGTTCGAGCAGTTCACCGATGCCGGCGATGCGAACGGCAGCAAATATGGCGGCGCCCGCCTGGGCCTCGCCCTGTGCCGGAAGATCGCCAGGCTCTCCGGCGGCGATATCGCCGTCGAAAACCGCCCCGGCAGCGGCTGCACCTTCACGCTCACCCTTCCGAATGCGCCGCCGGCGGCGGCACACTTGCTCGCTTCCGCCGCGCTTCGCGCCGATATCGCGCCGGGAGGGAACGCAAGCCCCAGCTCCACATCACGGTCGACCATTGCCCATGCCTAA
- a CDS encoding ATP-binding protein, translating to MMKFIDWFLPDAAKFDRAEQGLARNFVFTHLFGPLLSQPIGVFLYLTDPDPGLACWTIIVCTWLFWLLPFVLKLTKRLQLAALISVELLAFTALFGAFHYGGVSSPFLPWLIISLLLGFFYLHDRPLLVLGLFAANILTFSAAYMIYGFPTIVPLDKLQKVGWISILAAAVYMSWMAAYYASITSKRSEIERETERHRETARRLQAAKEAADEATHLKSIFVAKMSHELRTPLNAVIGYSEMLLESFEDQGRSQSKIADLQRINAAGKHLLALVADVLDLSRIETQSDKFKITSFDVDWLAEDAVSTAKHLVEENGSKLTLTCIGKLGAMQSDPTKVRQVLLNLLGNAAKFTANGSVTLAVRREAKPGGDWIEFQVRDTGIGIAPEGLARLFQNFGQATAGIAGQFGGTGLGLSISQKLCVLMGGSISVTSELGKGSCFIVRLPAIARITGETRQTEAALDGPPKVAAA from the coding sequence ATGATGAAGTTTATCGACTGGTTCCTCCCGGATGCGGCGAAATTCGACCGCGCGGAGCAGGGCCTCGCCCGCAACTTCGTCTTCACCCATCTGTTCGGCCCGCTTCTGAGCCAGCCGATCGGCGTCTTCCTCTATCTGACCGATCCCGATCCCGGCCTGGCCTGCTGGACGATCATCGTCTGCACCTGGCTGTTCTGGCTCCTGCCCTTCGTGCTGAAGCTGACGAAGCGGCTGCAGCTCGCCGCGCTGATCTCGGTCGAGCTTCTCGCTTTCACCGCGCTGTTCGGGGCCTTCCATTACGGTGGCGTCAGCTCGCCCTTCCTGCCCTGGCTGATCATCAGCCTGCTGCTCGGCTTCTTCTATCTGCACGACCGGCCGCTGCTGGTGCTCGGCCTGTTCGCGGCCAACATTCTGACCTTCTCGGCCGCCTATATGATCTATGGCTTTCCGACCATCGTGCCGCTGGACAAGCTGCAAAAGGTCGGCTGGATCTCGATTCTGGCCGCGGCGGTCTACATGTCCTGGATGGCGGCCTATTACGCCAGCATCACCTCGAAGCGCTCCGAGATCGAGCGTGAGACCGAGCGTCATCGCGAGACCGCGCGGCGCCTCCAGGCCGCCAAGGAGGCCGCAGACGAGGCGACGCATCTGAAGTCGATCTTCGTCGCGAAGATGAGCCATGAGCTGCGCACGCCGCTCAATGCCGTGATCGGCTATAGCGAGATGTTGCTGGAAAGCTTCGAGGATCAGGGCCGCAGCCAGAGCAAGATCGCCGATCTGCAGCGCATCAACGCGGCCGGCAAACATCTGCTGGCGCTGGTCGCCGACGTGCTCGACCTCTCGCGGATCGAGACGCAGAGCGACAAGTTCAAGATCACGAGCTTCGATGTCGACTGGCTGGCGGAGGACGCCGTTTCGACGGCCAAGCATCTCGTCGAGGAGAATGGCAGCAAGCTGACCCTGACCTGCATCGGCAAGCTCGGCGCCATGCAGTCCGACCCCACCAAGGTCCGGCAAGTCCTCCTCAACCTGCTCGGCAACGCCGCCAAGTTCACGGCGAACGGCTCAGTCACCCTGGCTGTCCGCCGCGAGGCGAAGCCGGGCGGCGACTGGATCGAGTTCCAGGTTCGCGACACCGGCATCGGCATCGCGCCGGAGGGGCTCGCCCGGCTCTTCCAGAATTTCGGCCAGGCCACGGCCGGCATCGCCGGCCAATTCGGCGGCACGGGGCTCGGGCTCTCGATCAGTCAGAAGCTCTGCGTACTGATGGGCGGCAGCATCTCGGTGACCAGCGAGCTCGGCAAGGGCTCCTGTTTCATCGTGCGCCTGCCGGCCATCGCCCGGATCACCGGCGAGACGCGCCAGACCGAGGCTGCCCTCGACGGGCCACCGAAGGTCGCCGCGGCCTGA
- a CDS encoding cupin domain-containing protein, producing MDITRAGTRPSGKGPSDWFTGTVRIDPLCNAHAAERVQGASVTFEPGARTAWHTHPLGQTVIVTAGLGRAQCWGGPIMEIRPGDVVWFPPGEKHWHGASPATAMTHIAIQEVQDGKVVDWMEQVSDTQYGG from the coding sequence TTGGACATCACGCGCGCCGGAACGCGGCCCTCCGGCAAGGGCCCCTCGGACTGGTTCACCGGGACGGTCCGCATCGACCCGCTCTGCAATGCCCATGCGGCCGAGCGCGTTCAGGGCGCCAGCGTCACCTTCGAGCCGGGCGCCCGTACGGCCTGGCATACGCATCCGCTCGGCCAGACCGTGATCGTCACGGCGGGTCTCGGGCGGGCGCAATGCTGGGGCGGGCCGATCATGGAAATCCGCCCCGGCGACGTCGTCTGGTTCCCGCCGGGGGAGAAGCACTGGCATGGCGCCTCTCCGGCGACGGCCATGACGCATATCGCGATCCAGGAGGTCCAGGACGGCAAGGTCGTCGACTGGATGGAGCAGGTCTCCGACACCCAGTATGGCGGTTAA
- a CDS encoding WecB/TagA/CpsF family glycosyltransferase, translating into MQSRTIHGRIEDRAATERPDEPAGLTALLRDCALREHGVFLFGSDGRTIYALRERVASAFPTVRIAGVCDADFVGPVDRAVLDHIRAANADLIMTDLPLARFRLFSAQCAAGGIDGRRINLPGSFAGFAFGPQQGLSRFSVPARLRRFGIAAEAGLRFARIILGQSLRQMDAARAAAVPRRRRS; encoded by the coding sequence GTGCAGTCGAGAACCATCCACGGCAGGATCGAAGACCGTGCTGCCACGGAGCGGCCGGACGAGCCTGCCGGGCTGACCGCTCTCCTGCGCGACTGTGCCTTACGCGAGCACGGGGTTTTCCTGTTCGGCAGCGACGGCCGTACGATCTACGCGCTGCGCGAGCGGGTTGCGTCGGCGTTTCCGACAGTCAGGATCGCGGGCGTCTGCGATGCCGATTTCGTCGGGCCGGTCGATCGCGCCGTTCTCGATCATATCCGCGCAGCCAATGCCGATCTGATCATGACCGACCTTCCGCTGGCGCGATTCCGGTTGTTCAGCGCGCAATGCGCCGCCGGAGGAATCGACGGACGCCGGATCAACCTGCCGGGAAGCTTCGCCGGCTTCGCCTTCGGCCCGCAGCAGGGCTTGTCCCGCTTCTCCGTACCGGCGCGGCTGCGCCGCTTTGGCATTGCGGCAGAGGCGGGCCTGCGCTTCGCCCGCATCATTCTGGGGCAGAGCCTGCGCCAAATGGACGCCGCTCGCGCTGCCGCGGTCCCGCGCCGCCGCCGGAGCTGA
- a CDS encoding undecaprenyl-phosphate glucose phosphotransferase — protein sequence MSVNDLRGVPQALPDNRSSAWRLWLGPLTAASDAAVVAALVYAVSFAYHLGATGLPGVDRSTRELAAMLATLFVFVNLMRGRYQIGNYLAAQGQMGSAFAVWNITMVAFLALLFLAKIADHYSRAVMVATYFSGVPVIALSRSIIVRLVAAGSRSGRITAERAFLIGREANIMAFVSRHKPWHMGFAVTDVAFLKSPDGTGTAALAADLAAAVANCRAKRPDAVFIAIPWAEQHTISACVDAFMNLPVAIHLAPEPIMERFSGTHVVHTGTLSSLRLTRQPLSAAEIAVKRAFDIVAASCGIVLTLPLLLLIAAMIRLDSPGPVLFRQRRYGFNQQAFRIFKFRTMTTTDDGQVVVQAKRNDPRITRLGHLLRRYNLDELPQFLNVLAGDMSLVGPRPHALAHDVEFERKIANYARRHNVKPGITGWAQVNGLRGETDTDDKMARRVAYDHWYIDNWSLWLDITILFRTVLSRKAFSNAR from the coding sequence ATGAGCGTCAACGATCTGAGGGGTGTGCCGCAGGCCCTGCCAGACAACCGGTCGAGCGCCTGGCGCCTTTGGCTCGGCCCTCTTACCGCGGCAAGCGATGCCGCCGTGGTTGCCGCGCTCGTCTACGCGGTTTCATTCGCCTATCACCTCGGCGCCACCGGCCTGCCGGGCGTCGACCGCTCCACGCGAGAACTGGCGGCGATGCTCGCGACGCTGTTCGTCTTCGTCAACCTGATGCGCGGCCGCTATCAGATCGGCAACTACCTCGCCGCACAGGGGCAGATGGGCTCCGCCTTCGCCGTCTGGAACATCACGATGGTCGCCTTCCTGGCGCTGCTGTTTCTCGCCAAGATCGCCGATCACTATTCGCGTGCCGTGATGGTCGCGACCTATTTCTCCGGCGTTCCGGTGATCGCACTCTCGCGCTCGATCATCGTCAGGCTGGTGGCGGCCGGGAGCCGGTCCGGCCGGATCACCGCAGAGCGCGCTTTCCTGATCGGCCGCGAAGCGAACATCATGGCCTTCGTGTCGCGGCACAAGCCCTGGCATATGGGCTTTGCCGTCACCGATGTCGCATTCCTGAAATCGCCCGACGGGACCGGCACGGCCGCGCTCGCTGCCGACCTGGCCGCCGCCGTGGCGAACTGCCGGGCGAAGCGGCCGGATGCGGTCTTCATCGCCATTCCCTGGGCCGAGCAGCACACCATCTCCGCTTGCGTCGACGCCTTCATGAACCTGCCGGTCGCGATCCATCTGGCGCCCGAGCCGATCATGGAGCGCTTCAGCGGGACGCATGTCGTGCATACCGGCACACTGTCGAGCCTGCGCCTGACCCGCCAGCCGCTCTCGGCGGCCGAGATCGCGGTCAAGCGCGCCTTCGACATCGTGGCCGCCTCCTGCGGCATCGTCCTGACCCTGCCGCTGCTGCTGCTGATCGCGGCGATGATCCGGCTCGACTCGCCCGGCCCCGTGCTCTTCCGCCAGCGCCGCTACGGCTTCAACCAGCAGGCTTTCCGTATCTTCAAGTTCAGGACGATGACGACGACCGACGACGGCCAGGTCGTCGTCCAGGCCAAGCGCAACGATCCCCGGATCACCCGCCTCGGCCACCTGCTCCGGCGCTACAATCTCGACGAATTGCCACAGTTCCTGAACGTGCTCGCCGGCGACATGTCGCTTGTCGGGCCGCGCCCGCACGCCCTGGCGCATGACGTCGAGTTCGAGCGCAAGATCGCCAACTATGCACGCCGCCACAACGTCAAGCCCGGCATCACCGGCTGGGCCCAGGTCAACGGCCTGCGCGGCGAGACCGATACCGACGACAAGATGGCGCGACGTGTCGCCTACGACCACTGGTACATCGACAACTGGTCGCTCTGGCTGGACATCACGATCCTGTTCAGGACCGTTCTGAGCCGGAAGGCATTTTCGAACGCGCGCTGA
- a CDS encoding aspartate/glutamate racemase family protein — translation MSAGAPSARIARGGKAIYGVPLGILMLEARFPRIPGDMGNGTTWPFPVLYRVVGGASPEKVVLKGAAGLLPDFIEAARDLVRLGAEAITTNCGFLSLFQRELAEAVGVPVATSSLMQVPWVQATLPPGKRVGVVTVSAATLTPKHLEAAGVPLDTPVTGTENGREFFRVLIKAEKDDMDVELARQDVVQAALDLVARHPDVGAIVLECTNMPPYAADVQAATGLPVHDIYSLINWFHAGLRPRRFG, via the coding sequence ATGTCTGCAGGAGCCCCGTCGGCGCGGATCGCACGCGGCGGCAAGGCGATCTACGGCGTTCCGCTGGGTATCCTGATGCTGGAGGCCCGCTTTCCGCGCATTCCCGGCGACATGGGCAATGGCACGACCTGGCCCTTTCCGGTGCTGTATCGTGTCGTGGGAGGCGCCAGCCCCGAGAAGGTGGTGCTCAAGGGCGCGGCGGGCCTGCTGCCGGACTTCATCGAGGCGGCGCGCGACCTCGTGCGGCTCGGCGCCGAGGCGATCACCACCAATTGCGGTTTCCTTTCGCTGTTCCAGCGCGAACTCGCGGAGGCCGTCGGCGTGCCCGTGGCGACCTCCTCGCTGATGCAGGTGCCCTGGGTGCAGGCGACGCTGCCGCCCGGCAAGCGCGTCGGTGTCGTCACCGTCTCGGCGGCGACGCTGACGCCCAAGCATCTGGAGGCGGCGGGCGTGCCGCTCGATACGCCCGTCACCGGCACGGAGAACGGGCGCGAATTCTTCCGCGTCCTGATCAAGGCCGAGAAGGACGACATGGATGTCGAGCTCGCCCGGCAGGACGTGGTGCAGGCGGCGCTCGATCTCGTCGCCCGCCATCCGGATGTCGGTGCGATCGTGCTCGAATGCACGAACATGCCGCCCTATGCGGCCGATGTGCAGGCGGCGACCGGGCTGCCGGTCCATGACATCTATTCACTGATCAACTGGTTCCATGCCGGCTTGAGGCCGCGCCGCTTCGGCTGA